One window of the Epinephelus moara isolate mb chromosome 24, YSFRI_EMoa_1.0, whole genome shotgun sequence genome contains the following:
- the taf9 gene encoding transcription initiation factor TFIID subunit 9, producing the protein MSAPKTIPKDAQVMIQILKDMGITEYEPRVINQMLEFTYRYVTTIIEDAKIYATHAKKSNVDADDIKLAIQCRMDQSFTSPPPRDFLLEVARQKNQTPLPLIKPYTGPRLPPDRYCLTAPNYRLKSIQKKVSSSAGRISVPRLSVGAVTSRPSTPTLGTPSVQSVTTKVGTPVSLTGQRFTVQIPPPSQTATTKTTTPSTPAVSNVLINPSLIGSKNILITTNMVSQNSGGGESLKRKHEDDDDYDAL; encoded by the exons TCAG gtgatGATCCAGATCCTGAAGGACATGGGGATCACTGAGTACGAGCCTCGAGTCATCAACCAGATGTTGGAGTTCACCTACA GATATGTGACCACCATCATTGAGGACGCCAAAATCTACGCCACACATGCCAAGAAGTCCAACGTGGACGCAGACGACATCAAACTGGCGATCCAGTGTCGCATGGACCAGTCATTCACCTCGCCGCCGCCACGAGAC TTCCTGTTGGAGGTGGCGAGGCAGAAGAACCAGACTCCCCTCCCGCTGATCAAACCCTACACAGGACCTCGACTTCCTCCAGACCGCTACTGTCTGACGGCGCCCAACTACAGACTCAAGTCCATCCAGAAGAAG GTGTCATCGTCTGCAGGCAGGATATCGGTGCCTCGCCTCAGCGTTGGTGCCGTCACCAGCAGGCCGAGCACACCAACCCTCG GAACTCCATCTGTCCAGTCCGTCACCACTAAAGTTGGAACTCCAGTGTCTCTGACGGGACAGAGGTTCACTGTTCAGATCCCACCGCCCTCTCAGACGGCCACCACCAAAACCA CCACGCCGTCCACGCCTGCTGTCTCCAACGTCCTCATCAACCCGTCTCTGATTGGCTCCAAGAACATCCTCATCACCACCAACATGGTGTCACAGAACTCCGGTGGCGGCGAGTCGCTGAAGAGGAAGCACGAAGATGACGATGACTACGACGCTTTATGA